ACGAGATCATAGTGATTGAATTTAAAATGCGGGATAAGGATTATAAATATAAAAGTGACATTGAAAAATTACACAAACTACCAAGTGATTATTTTAAAGTATTTTGCGCATTAGAAGATGTTTTTGAAAAAGACCAAAACAATGGTAGTCGAATGACAAGAATAGTTAGCAATTCCGAAATAAAGATGAAAAGAATAGGTGAACTGTTCACATTTCCTACATGGTCAGAACACTATAAAAATAAAATGCTTTGCTTTGTTGAAATTTGGCAAGTATTTTAAAAGAATCACATAACGAGAAAATTTAAAAGACAAGGTACAGTAGCTAACTTTGGGCATACAATATGCGGGGGAATATGCAAGCCGAAAGTTCATCGCTTTTCTCTATCTTTGTCGTAGCGGGACAGAAACAAGCGCAGAAACCCCGCACGTTTTTTAGCCTTATTCGTCATAGTCATTGTCATAGTCAATGTCATAGTTAGAGTGATAAAATTGTAATTAGATCAATAGAATTTAAAAAAATGTTAAATATTGTACTCTTCGGCCCTCCCGGTTCAGGTAAAGGAACTCAAATCAAGAGAATTATCAGTAAATATAATTTAAAAATTTTACAACATCAGCTAAATGCAAAAAGAACAGATACAGGAGCTTTTTCGTCAGTTTGAAAACATTGCTACCTCTACAACGGCATTGAGTGCTGGAGTGCAAGGGAATTGCAGCAATTGCTCGGATACAGTAAATGGGACAATTTCTTAAAGGTAATTGAGAAAGCCAAAAAAGCGGCAGAAAACGCAGAAATAAAGATTTCCGACCATTTTGCCGGTATCGGGAAAATGGTTGAGCTTGGCAGCGGGTCGAAAAGGGAAATACCTGATATGGCGCTGACCCGTTATGCCTGCTACCTGATAGCTCAAAACGGTGATGCATCCAAGTCGGAAATTGCCTTTGCCCAAACTTATTTTGCCGTTCAAACCCGCAAACAGGAATTGATAGAACAACGCTTGCTTGACAGTGAAGAAAAGAAAATAACCAGGGAAGCAAAAAAAATTAAGCAATGGCAAAAAGGATAAATAATCAATATTTTAAAAAATGTTAAACATAGTCTTATTCGGCCCTCCCGGTTCAGGCAAAGGGACTCAAAGCGAGAGAATTATCAGTAAATATAATTTATTACATCTTTCCACCGGAGATCTGCTGCGTGGGGAAATTGCCAATGGGACGCCATTAGGCAAAAGAGCCAAGGGATATATGGATAAAGGCAAATTGGCGCCCGATGAAGTGGTAATCGGTATGATAGATAATAAACTGAAAGAGAATAAAGCAGCAAAAGGCTTTATCTTTGATGGTTTTCCCAGAACCGTTACCCAGGCCGAAGCTCTTGATGAACTTTTGCAAAAGAATAATACGACAATCAGCGGCATGATCGCATTACAGGTTGATGAAAAAGAGCTTACAAAAAGATTGCTATTGAGAGGAAAAACTTCAGGTCGCGCAGATGACCAGGATGAATCGTTGATCAGAAAAAGAGTGCAGGAATATGAAAGCAAAACCGCCCCCGTAGCTGCTTATTATGACAGGAAAGGGAAATATACGCCTATCAATGGAATTGGGAAGATTGAAGATATTTTTGA
The Cytophagales bacterium genome window above contains:
- a CDS encoding adenylate kinase encodes the protein MLNIVLFGPPGSGKGTQSERIISKYNLLHLSTGDLLRGEIANGTPLGKRAKGYMDKGKLAPDEVVIGMIDNKLKENKAAKGFIFDGFPRTVTQAEALDELLQKNNTTISGMIALQVDEKELTKRLLLRGKTSGRADDQDESLIRKRVQEYESKTAPVAAYYDRKGKYTPINGIGKIEDIFENICKEIDKRVWRMAQGPANWRGSPR